The following proteins are co-located in the Octopus sinensis linkage group LG24, ASM634580v1, whole genome shotgun sequence genome:
- the LOC115223810 gene encoding uncharacterized protein LOC115223810: MFVPYQLHNSHDSHLGIQQMLSKISLEFWWSNMVQGVTTFISSCAASQQNQSTKDYSIAMWNKDSPWECFHMDWAFMNCIGNLLTVVSSYSNYIDAIRCISSKKKNVPKCLMRLFGLSGLSKVTVSDSASEFTVLKGWLSTPTDHPQSNGRPEQAVHTIKHALFAWNPLADDWYPYLLNHQSSRGRKAASPGERLFGRPLHTSCNP; encoded by the coding sequence ATGTTTGTTCCCTACCAACTACACAACAGTCATGATTCACATTTGGGTATTCAACAAATGCTCAGTAAAATTTCTCTTGAGTTCTGGTGGTCAAACATGGTTCAAGGTGTGACTACCTTCATTTCCAGCTGCGCTGCTTCTCAGCAGAATCAAAGTACAAAAGACTATTCAATAGCAATGTGGAATAAGGATAGTCCTTGGGAATGTTTTCATATGGATTGGGCTTTCATGAACTGCATTGGCAATTTACTCACTGTTGTCAGTTCGTATTCCAACTATATCGATGCCATCCGTTGCATCTCatccaaaaagaaaaatgtaccAAAGTGCTTGATGCGTCTCTTTGGTCTGTCTGGACTCTCAAAAGTTACCGTATCAGACAGTGCATCTGAATTTACAGTATTGAAAGGTTGGTTATCGACACCTACTGATCATCCACAGTCAAATGGGCGACCTGAGCAAGCTGTCCATACCATCAAACATGCTTTATTTGCATGGAATCCACTTGCTGACGACTGGTATCCCTATTTACTCAATCATCAATCTTCAAGAGGCAGGAAAGCTGCTTCTCCTGGGGAAAGATTATTTGGAAGACCATTACATACCAGTTGCAATCCATGA